Below is a genomic region from Candidatus Baltobacteraceae bacterium.
TCGATCCGCGCGCGCACCATCCCCAAAAGGCACACACCCCGCCGATGACACACCCCTGGAAAAAACAAACCTACCGGGCGATCTCGACGAAGGGACATCTCTAACGAGTTTCAGGGGGACATCCCAGCCGAGCTTGTACACGGTGGGTGGCACGGTCGCGGCTGGAGCGCCCGGGCCCTTCGACAAGCTCAGGATGACAGAGGTGGAACTGTCATGGTGAGCCTGTCGAACCACGACACCATCGAAGCGCCCCAGCGCCCCTCCATCACGCATCGTGTCCTCGCTGGAAAGGGTTCAAATGGAAATCGTCCGACTAAATCAAAAGCGCACGCGCGGCTCCAAAAATAACGAGGCGCCGCATTACTGCGGCGCATTGCGGCTGGAGCGCCAACGGAATCGAATTTTTTGCACACCGCCCGCTTTTGTGGATTTCCCCGTGAAATCGGTTCCTCAAGACCCTCTCCGTCCCGTGTCGTCCCGCCTCGTAGGCTGACATTGGGCTGACGGAACGACTTAGGCTGCGGACTTTCGCGGGCGCCCCCCCTTGGCGCCGTTCGCCCTAGACGCCGTCGCGCGTGCCGGAGACTTCTTCGAAGCATTGATACGGGCTCCGATCGTTCCGAGCGTTGACTCGCCAGCGGCTAGCACGAGCAATTGCTCAAGGAGCACCCCGTCATCCACGGAGTCTGACCACAGAGATTCGCGCGCGGGCAGAATTGCGAGATCAGTTAGTTGCCCGGGGCGAGCTTTAGCAAATCCCGGGATGGCCTTTCGCGGTACAGCGAGCGTTGCGCCAGTGGAGAGGACGCTGACGATCGAATCGCATGACTTATCATATCGCGCTGAGATGATTTTCGTTGCCGTCTTCTCTCGTTCGCGCGTGCGCTTAACAGCCTGACGAATCTCAACGTCTGTCGTGAGCACTCTGCCCTTGGTAGATTTCATTGCCCTAATCCCCATGGCTTTTTTCCCAAAGCGCCAATAGGAACAGCGGCGCCGGCGTGATCGCCTGAAATGGCCCTGAAACGAACTTGGCCTATTCGCCTACTGCCCACTCCACTTTACGATAGAACCTAAGCCTAGGTTTGTCAATATTCGTAAGGCCGCGAGTGCCGACAGCACGAACGACCCCCACGGCCCGGCATTGTGTTCACCCGACATTGTGTTTAGTGGATCGACAGCTCAAGCTCAGCCGGAGTAAACCCATGATGGCTCGCTCGATCCTCGGAAAATGTCTCCGGATTGCTCGCGTGAACTGGAAGCGGTCAATTCCCGCTTTACCAAATTCGTGGCAGCAGATCCGCGTTGTAGACTCGCTTTCCGCCTCGCCCGCGGCGCGTTCGTCGACTTCTCATTGCTCGCGGCGATCGCGGCGGTAATTTCCGTGCGGCGCCGCCCGATCATCGTGATGAGCCTGTCGAACCACGACGCCATCGAGCGCCCGGCCTACCTCCATCCCGCGTAAGCGGGTTGTCGGGTAGCTCTGCGGAACTCACGAGAACGCCATGAGTTTGTTTTCGCCCCGCACGCCGCGCATCACGGAGTGATTGTCATAGCGATCCTCGTTGCGTTCCTCGTGCTCGTGAATCTCGCGTTCGCATTTCGCAGCCAGTACATCGCCTTCAATTCCCGTTTTGCGCTCGAATCCGTCCCTGCGCCGAAGGTCGCGCCGAAAATCAGCATCATCGTGCCGGCGCGTAACGAAGCGCACCAGATCGAACAATGCGTGCGCTCGCTGCTTGCGCAAGACTATCCCGACTTGGACGTCATCGTGCTGGACGATTGCTCCGAAGATCGTACCGCGGCGATCGTTGCACGCGTCGCTGCCGAAGATCCGCGCTTGCGCTTGATCCACGGCGAGCCGTTGCCGGAAGGTTGGGTGGGGAAGCCGTGGGCGCTCGATCAGGGCGCCCGGCGTGCCGACGGGGACTGGCTGCTATTCACCGACGCCGACACGACGCATGAACCCGGCGCACTGAGTGCGGCGTTCGGCTACGCTCGCGCCGGCAATCTCGACGTACTCAGCGTGCTGACCGAACAGGTCATGCAGACGCCGGCCGAGCGGATCTTTCTGCCCAGCATTCTGTGGACGATCGCCTTTGCGATCGGATCGCTGAAGGCGATCAACGATCCGGCGCGCGAGAGCGCCTTGTTCAACGGCCAGTACGTGCTCGCTTCGCGCCGTGCGTACGCCGCGATCGGCGGCCACGAAGCGGTGCGCGGCGAGATCGCCGAGGATCTCGAGCTCGCGCGGCGATTCAAGCGCGATGGTCGCTTTCGTACCGCGCTCGTCAACGGGAATGGGCTCGTACGCGTGCGGATGTACTGTTCCTTCCGTGAGCTCTGGCAAGGGTTCGTCAAGAATTTTTGGGTCGGCGCGCGCGATCAACATGTGCTGGCGGCAATCGGCGTGTTCTTGCTCGCCTGCGTCTCCCCGCTCACGCCGATCGTGCTCATCGCCGCGCTCGTCCTGCACGCATCGGCATTTGCCGTCGCGCTGGCGATCGCGATGTGCTCGGCGATCGCCGGTGCGGCGCCCGGCATGCGGCGGCTCGGGCTCGGTGCGTCGTCGCCGCTCTATCTACCGATCGGTATAAGCGCGGTGGCGGCCATTTTCCTCACGTCAATCGTTCGTCACGCCTGCGGCGGCGTTTCCTGGCGCGGTCGTCGGTATG
It encodes:
- a CDS encoding glycosyltransferase, with the translated sequence MIVIAILVAFLVLVNLAFAFRSQYIAFNSRFALESVPAPKVAPKISIIVPARNEAHQIEQCVRSLLAQDYPDLDVIVLDDCSEDRTAAIVARVAAEDPRLRLIHGEPLPEGWVGKPWALDQGARRADGDWLLFTDADTTHEPGALSAAFGYARAGNLDVLSVLTEQVMQTPAERIFLPSILWTIAFAIGSLKAINDPARESALFNGQYVLASRRAYAAIGGHEAVRGEIAEDLELARRFKRDGRFRTALVNGNGLVRVRMYCSFRELWQGFVKNFWVGARDQHVLAAIGVFLLACVSPLTPIVLIAALVLHASAFAVALAIAMCSAIAGAAPGMRRLGLGASSPLYLPIGISAVAAIFLTSIVRHACGGVSWRGRRYA